Part of the Siniperca chuatsi isolate FFG_IHB_CAS linkage group LG6, ASM2008510v1, whole genome shotgun sequence genome, TGGGTTAgtatctgtcataaacactaaatctcattacatcatcatcataaaattactgatagaattccactttttcgCTCTGCAAGATCTTGCGAGGCATATGTAGCTTTCAGCGCATGCGCAGAGTAGAGCAGAAACCcacaacatgaacatgaacGATGATACACAGACCCGACTTCAgtaacttcatgagtcacaaaccgtGGCAACAACAAGCGCGTCCAAGCCGCGTTCAGCCCTTTTTAgcgtcctctggaaacacttccttTGTCGTTTCTGTATtcggttgtgttgtgtgtgtttgcagcgtgttttctaaatgctgcgcatgtgttCTCAAATTATTGAAGacgttttcttaatttgcttgtgttttgtctatttgcatgcgtgttttcttaagttgccgTGCGTTTGCCCTTCATTCAAAGTTTCACCCTCTCGTTGATATAAActgggtggacaaaataatagaaataacgAGAGAAAGGACGACAGCAACACTATTGCTTGTGAAATACCTCAGGATTGTTGTCCTGCGTCTCCTCGTTGTGCAACAGTCGCACCACCTTTCCTGAGGAGTTGAGGCTGACGTAGACCTGGAGACACGGGTAACGGGAACGCTTCCAGCACTCTGCTCCACAGCTGTATGAACAGTTTACATCCCACATGATGGTGGAGTTCACGATAGTGCAGCTAGCCTCGTCCGTCCATACACTGTAGAGCATTTTCAGTGCAATTACACTTTCAGTGGTTTTAGTGGGTAGTTAGTCACTGTGTGTGAATATGCAGATGAACACACGTTTTGAATCAATAGTCACAATGCAGTCAGCAAGAAAAGAACATTCCTTTCTGTTTTCCAAACTGAAACAGTCTGTAAGTGACCTTGTGACCTGTTATTACCTGTCAGAGTAAGAGCGCAGTATGGTGATTCCCAGGACAAAATACATCATGACAGAGAGGAAGACCATACTGAGGCCCAGCAGGATGGCTCTGTCCTCTCCTGCCCTCAGAGCTGTCACTGTCTTCCTCTTGTCCAGGACCTCATATTCACGAATCTTCTGGTAGATGGATCTGAAAAAGGTTAACATTAAAGGTGCACCTCGACAGTTTGAAATGTATTCTGTAATTTTTGTGTCTGGCTCCTAGATGCTTTATAGAACCTTTAACGCCTTATGAGCCAGTATGCTGCATGAGATCCTCAGATAAAGCCTTGCTAGTTGTTCCTGAGCTGATCCTGAAGACTAGATTTGATCGTACCCCAGGGCTTCAATATACCCAAGATGAAATAACGTAGTTAAAccctttgactttttttaaatcacttctgaAAACCTATTTCTGTAGACTGGCttactgttatttttgttatgccTTTCAATAAGAATTATATTaaacttttattatatttatctaattttctgtattttaattagatcattttgacttttattaCTTTCATGTTTCTTACTATTATTATGCATGACATTACCCACTCTCCCTCTTCAGCTCTTGAATTTACTGACACTTTTCACTATTTACAGTGCACATACTAACCGACTATCTCTGGCACTTCAACTTCATCTTCAACTGCTTTTTATgactacatttaaaatgatcatttaagCGTTCATCTCTTACCCTTCAACCCTCAGTTTAACTGCTTACATCAACTGACCTTCCACTGACAGCTCAAATAGtccaactgacatttcaacttcaTCTCTTACTCTTTAAATGACAGTTCAGCTACTTTTATCTCTTACAGTACACTTCAACTGGCAGTCCAATTGCTTCAATGCTTTACTCTTccaatattattaatattactactttcagtgccaaaaaatacaaacCGGCAATTCAGCTGCCTACAGGGCTCACCcttgaaattaaaattacaattcAATTACACTTCAAAAGACACTTCAAATCCTGTCATTGCTTACACTGACACTTCATTGCTTACACTGACACTTCAACTACTTTAAGTGATTCAACTTGAACTGCAACTCCCATTCAAAATCTCACTTTCAAACAAgcaacattttaagacattttaacctGTTTACACATTTGCATGTGCAATTTCAAACACACGTAAATTTTTCTTCAGAAATTATTTTTGCATTGAAATAAACCGAGCAAGGCAGTATTCAGTACCTGCGGTCACTTCTTTCAcctgttgttttacttcctgcccACAGAAACATCCTATCTGAGGAATGAGGGAATTGGAGTCCACTGTTGCTGGCAGAGGGAATGACACACCTGCAAAATATTTGAGACTGTTATTCAAAAACCCTACAGACCCTACAGGATCTGCCTTCTGTTGTCCTAATGGGCAAGGAGAAGTAGGCCAGAAATACTACGGGCTATGGCTCAGATCTACAGAAAAACTACAATGCTGCCATAAATTGAGCATAGCGTTTGTTCAGGCAGGCCACGATGTCAGGCTCAGCTCACAATCCCAGCTacatcagctgacagcagccGATCCCAAGCCAGCCCACATCAGCTGATGGCTCAGCTGATTCCCTTCTAGGCATTCAATTGGCAAATCTCATTCAAGACGCCTTATTTAAGCTGCTTTAGCCTGCCTATCCTTGCTGCTTCCTCCACCCAAGCTCCTCCTTTCATGCCATGTCTGACAAATCAGTGTCATTTCTGTTGTCAATGATGACTACAGTAGAATACAGTAGAGCAAGGTACACAACTTTAACATCAGACACGGAACACTGTCGGATGTTCTCATATGCTCTTAAGATAACGTGAAGTCAtgatgaattgttttttttttttatttgaccttGTATTCTCCACTTTTCATATAGATCCAATCAATGTCATCATGTTACAGTGATTTCAAAAACACCCTTGTGAAGATCATGATAAAATTAGTTGCAAAAAACATGTTCGGTTAACACTGATTAAAAATATCAGTGGCTGTACCTCTTTAAAGTGCATTTCTAACACGTCAACACTAAAAATATCAGTTGTACTAGAGTGTACAGACTATAGATAACATctaaaaggaaaacacaaccACAGCTGGTTGTCAAGATATATGTTCATATGTCATCACTGAACTGACCCAGCATGCCTCACAATTATGTACAACCCAGGCTAAACAGGTCTCTTTCATCAGTCATCAATAAGAGTACCGCACTCACTCTGAGAGGTTCCAGTATTGTCAgctcagttgtgtgtgtgtgtgtgtgtgtgtgtgtgtgtgtgtgtgtgtgtgtgtgggtatacTGTCTGCTTGTGTTGTAGAGAGAAACAGACCTCCCCAGTGATGCCTGCAATATGTTTAATCTGGTTATAATAGTTTCCTTTCAGAAATCACATGCAAGTAATTTAGTTTTCAATGTCTTGTACACCAGTTGCATATACAGggacatttatttgattttcctgtgactgtgtgtattcCAGGGGCTGTCCTCATCTTTGTCATTTCTCTGGCTTGAACAAAACTTTCTTTGGCGGTGTGGTGTGCAAAACTGATCCTTGTGTTTCCCGACCCATTATCCTGAATCTGTCTTAtccacttgtttgttttttaatttaaaagccTAAGAAGGACAGGGACTCCAAATTAGCTTCAACTAGACCCCTAGGATACATTACATCTGTTGCATTGCTTCTCCCTAAATGAACgaataaaaatgaattatgaCATAATTATgagtattattaatataattcgATTGTcaaactatatactatatacctcCTGACAACATGTTACGTTGTTTAAGTGCAACCATAAACTTGTCTGGTAAAATTAAAGGAGAGCCCcacatgatgtcatcagggttatcttggaTTGGATTTGGAGACTACATATATTTAGCAGGAAGCCAGCATTACAAACTGGGAGTGTGGACTTTGAAAGACGTGGGCATTTACCATGCAGGGGAAGTCCAATGAAAGCAGTTCaactgcattatgggaaatgtaggatccaatGTTTTTGGTGCTTGATCCATATACTAGGGACTTTAATGTGTCAATTGCAATTCTCCCAACAttgtggaagtgcaatactaccACATTATACCTTTAACTCATACAAAGGTTCCTTCCTGTGCTAGTTTTTTACAGTTTGCATGATCCTACAGCTAGTATAGCTACTTTAACCTGGCAAACGTAGATgatttattgtgttatattgtGGAGTTCACAACGGGACAAGTCTTCATAATATTTAGGTTCTCCTCTCACTTATAGGGCTGGGTAatgaacctcaatacttttgGGCATCGACCAATGTCTGTGGGAATAATTATAGAAAACTCTGAAACATCAGTTGCATGCTTGTTCAGATTCTTATTCTTAGTCATTTATGCTTTGATTATGTAATCCAGAGTAGCCTTTGCCTCTATGAAATGTCTGTAGACAAACAAATTCAGTGCAACATCATATACATCTGCCTGCATGTCTCCCTGTTAGTGTGGAAAAACATGTAACCTAAAATAAGTGCGGGgctgacattgtgtgtgtgtgcacgtgtgttcTTTCCTGAGAATGTGTTTGCTTGATTGATGTGTGATGAGTATGCTGACTGACTGCATGCCTTCACAGGTCTACATGTGTCTCTTTGAGTGTTATATTTGTCTAAAGAGAGTTATCTTTGTAGACTAACGGAAAAACTCACATAACTGTCATTCCTTTACAGTTTAAGACCTCCTTCTGACATTGTGAAGGTCACACAACACtggaacagacagaaaaactaaCATTATGCAGTGCTAACCAGTGTTTGACAATATGCAGCTGATTTGACCTCTTTAGGCCTCAAAGCTTAGAGGAAGTTGGTGGAAGTGCCAGTGGCATCGTATGAATAGCCCCTGAtctcaacattttttatttttttttaacaaaaataagaataattaaaaataaagatagCAGATCTATTCGTCTGTCATTCCAAtgcattaaaggtccagtgtgtaacatttatgaggagctattggcagaaatagaatatactatttataagtatgttttcattagtgtataaatCACCTGAAattaagaattgttgtgttttcattacctatagtagcccagaacagacaaaccaaacactggctcacTGGCAGAAAGGGTGATAGGTGTGCAAGGTCCACCCACCCATCCATTAACCTCTGCTTCatctgtttttgcttgtttgctgCCGATGGCCTCAAAAGCGAGCATAGAAGTTGTTTAGCTCACTTGCTAGAGATGCTCCAGCACTTGATAATGAGGGGGGTGGCTGGGCTTGTAATCTGTCAtagttcttttttcttttcttttagtttaaaattccctatttattgatattgatattactcattataccttataccgtattattatcatcaaccagtaaacccacttggtacttcacacttattttattttatacttatacccacttggtacttaactTATTTTCCGACCTGTActatagtgttttatattttttttctagtacttcttgtgtgcactgacgtaaaggcgagctgctgtaacaaaagagtttcccctcggggatcaataaagtatttctgattctgattctgattcttagACCTTGCCACATGCTTCTGGGATTGCCCTCCTGGAATTGTCATTCCACTTTCTTCCCGTAATCCCCTTTTGCCTCCTTTTCTGCTCTTCTTACGTTGTAGGCTTCTGCTTTATAATTGTCCATGTTTCCAGACTGCAACCCTAAGTTGTAGGCTGCAGTGCATGTGTTTATGGCATCCCGGATGGTTCTGGTAATCTATGGTTTCTGGCTGTGGAATGATTTAACTGTGGTTTTGGGTACAGTTGCTTCTGttgttttacaaattaaatcCACCACAGACTCAGTGAATCCATTGATGGCATCTGTGACGTCGACGGTGGTGTCCTGGAACGTGCAGAGGGTAGGGCGGCCTCTGATTGGCCTGACCATTTCCTAACCTCTCGCGTCACTGGGGGCATGCATCATAGTttgtttacatacatacagacctCAGCAAGATGGCCGCATGGTCACTCTTCACAAACACGGGTAGCGATTCCACTCTGTAGCCTTTTTGGAATGGtgtgtagcagtgatccagagTGTTTATTCCCCTTGTGGAAGTCAGGCATAACCTTCATAAGGTTAGCCTGATTGAATGAGCGCAACATCAGGATAACCGGTCTGTGAGAAGTTCAAGTCTTTGCAAAGATCTGAAAGGGCAGCCTCTGTGGTAGGATGTAGGCCGCTGTGATAATGACCGATATATATTCCCTTGGTAGAAAGTGCGGCCtgcatttgattgacagtgcaGATCAGGTGAGCAGGAACGGGATAGAATTTTAATATTCCCATTCTCACACCAGTCCTTATTCACCATAAAGCACAcgcctcctccttttttctcgCCAGAGTCCTCTGTTCTGTCGGATTGGTGTACAGAAAAAGAGTCATCCGGTTGAATGCCGCTATTCCAGGATTTAGCCAAGTGTCGTGAAATACAGAGGtcgtccagtttattatccagtGCCTGTAC contains:
- the si:ch211-247n2.1 gene encoding calcium-activated potassium channel subunit beta-2 isoform X2, which produces MFLWAGSKTTGERSDRRSIYQKIREYEVLDKRKTVTALRAGEDRAILLGLSMVFLSVMMYFVLGITILRSYSDSVWTDEASCTIVNSTIMWDVNCSYSCGAECWKRSRYPCLQVYVSLNSSGKVVRLLHNEETQDNNPECFYIPKCRKDYAATHAIVQNISERLRSQNTVQCFVDPTDRTDSAILTQIYGRVAVFHSLFWPTCTLIGGTVIIGMVKLTQYLSIMSERLSRIKR
- the si:ch211-247n2.1 gene encoding calcium-activated potassium channel subunit beta-2 isoform X1, with translation MEGIVWIKVNTSPWVWRCCKVQGAMLGDNCSDSLTVDFCPTPPSEIRCVIPSASNSGLQFPHSSDRMFLWAGSKTTGERSDRRSIYQKIREYEVLDKRKTVTALRAGEDRAILLGLSMVFLSVMMYFVLGITILRSYSDSVWTDEASCTIVNSTIMWDVNCSYSCGAECWKRSRYPCLQVYVSLNSSGKVVRLLHNEETQDNNPECFYIPKCRKDYAATHAIVQNISERLRSQNTVQCFVDPTDRTDSAILTQIYGRVAVFHSLFWPTCTLIGGTVIIGMVKLTQYLSIMSERLSRIKR